In the genome of Chaetodon auriga isolate fChaAug3 chromosome 15, fChaAug3.hap1, whole genome shotgun sequence, one region contains:
- the pcf11 gene encoding pre-mRNA cleavage complex 2 protein Pcf11 isoform X4, with amino-acid sequence MLFFNPCCFLNLLSSLLLQAPSAEKLPVLYLVDSIVKNVGGEYLAVFAKNLITSFICVFEKVDENTRKSLFKLRSTWDDVFPLKKLYALDVRVNSVDPAWPIKPLPPTVNASIHVNPKFLKQSEEASSPQPVPAPTPPPPPAAAAAAVAAPAAAAAAAPTSTPAPAPTPTSTPQAVPAVNQYSLTQEQLIRQQLLAKQKQLLELQQKKIELELEQTKAQLAGAFVLPTSTPVSTSAPPSTAPKPISQTAPVVRPWIPPQTPQTDTKPSTRDPRLNRTGPPAASQPKEQAAGKKADTTTTGSPALTPEKPTRSDKARTLRKEVIEEKPKSKSPSPMAKSVQSKKQMEAEIQKSADGTKKDPRLRKRTQDKTGEAKDDELKEKKRCTDKKEREEAARGDPQRFTKGKLVNGSMTKHDHTESTEKAEFKSGGNARTHARKRTRSRSRSRSPTSSPKRKDRRSPKTRARSSSMSPSPSHKPGKPRRVRGDEPDHSKPSREDRLMPKKNQSESRRSKRPQEDRHSESRDSHSPRIHDGGGKETKDATHRWRSGWEENKHLKLQEDPHVKPGAQRHKAYNTPTRPTTPRTPKHRLSVDANLQIPEVLNSASKKDLLRRASKRLESGEISQEDFLNMAHQIKHFFQYQEEKQQHSESWDESGNFSKKQPLLTTPPSTQPRPHDGMDAAELSYYEHKSKLRKTQVTHRAAGAEWEGEESAEEGEEAVQGEKTGSSRSIGHPPSHKYSRAPRDRQGERRSKEREEPRPPLGPMIEEYNHGKEFPTLKSLPGLRFRRRADPRESSEREWNSPLTERQRYDEREEQKSGYDAPRRYGPPADSRHPDPRRPEVPPASGTVVHRKCPSPAGLDPPAPRFERERLSPLHQKESAEVSPIPRFESPNSEHSDDGPLNLDAPHPHPHPPPPPKSILKAPARGGPLSSVRQHSDSPGHTPPHEGGHHATRYDGPAHMGPSRPHPPGWYEGGGSGRYDDSSQFDGPHHQGPGRFDGSGPPHHNMPERFDGSGRHISHGPLRGGDGMGQFDGPPHPQGPGRFEGPIGQQPPARFEVQGPGPGHFEGPMQRFSNMAPGPRSGPMGFQQQRPMRFEGPPNQMRFEGPGPMRFDGPIQPGPRFDMPNAPHQGGPPLYESTPGQQGPLRFAPQHNLQPPMRPMAPPIYENPIAPQQNFNMAPQHFPEPMNPQFPAGPMAFPAQPNLQQAGNFSMPFNQPTPAPFYSAAAPTVGLQQPVNMMVNQPFLPQNPVPFRQQTPQVAAGENHFGQVDVNDLLSKLISNGIIKPSQPDAVMTPGTDTSTVAPAVPPVEEEDEEEQEPEVEEDDFPDLTSFNIEDMKQRYESVVTKLYSGNQCCLCSMRFTTAQTDMYADHLDWHFRQNHAGKVASKKVTHRRWYYSLRDWIEFEEIADLEERAKSQFFEKVNEEEVQKNQAAAKEKEFQSVKATKDQVGESCEICQEPFETYWVEEEEDWFLKNAIRVDDKNFHPSCFEDYKNTSSYIDVTPSPNKVLTDHPLSVFIKKEEEEEEDTSCAAAVKQEVEAEAVELPDVKKEEEVEEEEKKEVLTDEVQSDQSKL; translated from the exons ccaacGTCTACGCCAGCTCCCGCTCCCACTCCCACTTCCACTCCCCAGGCGGTCCCTGCTGTGAACCAATACAGCCTGACCCAGGAGCAGCTGATTCGGCAACAGCTGCTGgccaaacagaaacagcttctGGAGCTTCAGCAGAAGAAGATTGAGCTGGAACTGGAGCAGACCAAAGCTCAGCTT GCTGGTGCATTTGTGTTACCAACATCGACTCCAGTCTCAACTTCAGCACCACCGAGCACGGCGCCAAAGCCCATCAGCCAAACTGCTCCTGTTGTCCGACCCTGGATCCCTCCTCAGACTCCTCAGACAGACACCAAGCCGTCTACCAGAGACCCTCGCCTCAACCGCACTGGCCCCCCAGCTGCCTCCCAGCCCAAAGAACAGGCTGCTGGGAAGAAAGCAGACACAACCACAACGGGAAGTCCTGCTCTGACACCTGAGAAACCCACCCGGTCAGATAAAGCCAGGACCCTGAGGAAAGAAGTAATAGAGGAGAAGCCCAAGTCCAAGTCTCCGTCTCCGATGGCCAAAAGTGTTCAGAGTAAAAAACAGATGGAAGCAGAGATTCAGAAGTCAGCTGACGGAACTAAGAAAGATCCTAGGTTGAGGAAACGCACACAGGATAAGACCGGAGAGGCCAAAGACGAtgagctgaaggagaagaaaaggtgCACTGAcaagaaggagagggaggaggccgCACGGGGAGACCCTCAGAGGTTCACCAAAGGGAAGCTGGTGAATGGCTCAATGACCAAACACGATCACACAGAGTCCACAGAGAAGGCTGAGTTCAAGAGTGGAGGCAACGCCCGAACACATGCCAGAAAACGCACCCGCTCGCGGTCCAGGTCGCGATCCCCCACCAGCTCGCCAAAGAGGAAGGACAGGAGGTCACCCAAGACTAGAGCCAGGAGCAGCTCCATGTCCCCGTCGCCCTCTCACAAACCTGGCAAGCCTAGGAGGGTCCGCGGAGATGAACCAGATCACAGCAAACCCAGCCGAGAGGACCGGCTCATGCCCAAAAAGAACCAGTCAGAAAGCAGGCGGTCAAAGAGACCACAGGAGGACCGGCACTCTGAATCCAGAGACTCTCATTCCCCAAGGATCCACGACGGTGGCGGCAAGGAGACCAAGGATGCTACTCACCGCTGGAGGAGCGGCTGGGAGGAGAACAAACA TCTGAAGCTACAGGAGGACCCTCACGTGAAGCctggagctcagagacacaAAGCGTACAACACCCCGACTCGCCCAACCACCCCCCGAACCCCAAAACATCGCCTCAGTGTGGATGCTAACCTGCAGATACCTGAAGTCCTCAACTCTGCCTCTAAGAAGGACCTGCTCAGGAGG gccaGTAAGCGTCTGGAGAGTGGCGAGATTTCCCaggaggacttcctgaacatgGCCCACCAGATAAAACATTTCTTCCAGTAtcaggaggagaagcagcagcactctgaGAGCTGGGACGAGTCGGGCAACTTTTCCAAGAAACAGCCGCTGCTGACCACACCCCCCTCCACCCAGCCCCGCCCTCATGATGGCATGGATGCGGCGGAGCTGTCCTACTACGAGCACAAATCCAAGCTGAGGAAGACTCAGGTCACCCACCGAGCCGCTGGAGCAGAGTGGGAGGGCGAGGAGAGTGCAGAAGAGGGCGAAGAAGCTGTGCAGGGCGAGAAGACCGGCAGCAGCCGGAGCATTGGTCACCCCCCGTCACATAAATACAGCCGGGCGCCACGGGACAGGCAAG GTGAAAGGCGGAGTAAAGAGCGTGAGGAGCCTAGGCCTCCTCTCGGCCCTATGATTGAGGAGTATAACCACGGCAAAGAGTTTCCCACTCTGAAATCTCTACCGGGCCTTCGGTTCAGGAGGAGAGCTGACCCCAGAGAGTCCA gtgagagagagtGGAACTCTCCACTGACGGAGCGTCAACGTTACGACGAGCGTGAGGAGCAGAAGAGTGGCTACGATGCTCCACGGAGGTATGGCCCACCTGCCGACTCCAGGCACCCCGATCCGCGAAGGCCGGAAGTACCCCCAGCATCTGGCACCGTAGTTCACAGGAAATGTCCGAGCCCTGCTGGTCTGGACCCACCGGCCCCCAGGTTCGAGCGTGAGCGCCTCTCGCCTCTACACCAGAAAGAGTCGGCAGAGGTGAGCCCAATCCCCCGCTTTGAGAGCCCCAACAGTGAGCACTCCGATGACGGGCCTCTCAATCTGGATGCCCCACATCCTCACCCTcatcccccccctccccccaaatCCATCCTTAAGGCACCGGCCCGTGGTGGACCTCTGTCTTCTGTCCGACAGCACAGCGACTCCCCGGGACACACACCACCTCATGAGGGAGGACACCACGCCACCCGGTATGATGGGCCTGCACACATGGGCCCCTCCAGACCACACCCTCCAGGGTGGTATGAAGGCGGTGGCTCCGGACGCTATGATGACTCATCCCAGTTTGACGGGCCTCACCACCAGGGTCCTGGCAGGTTCGATGGCAGCGGGCCACCTCATCACAACATGCCAGAGAGGTTTGATGGATCCGGACGCCACATCTCTCATGGTCCATTGAGAGGTGGAGACGGTATGGGGCAGTTTGATGGTCCGCCTCATCCTCAGGGCCCTGGGAGGTTTGAGGGTCCCATCGGACAGCAGCCTCCAGCGAGGTTTGAGGTCCAAGGGCCCGGACCAGGCCACTTTGAAGGGCCTATGCAGCGCTTTAGTAACATGGCTCCTGGTCCTAGATCTGGACCAATGGgcttccagcagcagcggccCATGCGCTTCGAAGGGCCTCCAAACCAGATGAGGTTTGAGGGTCCTGGTCCCATGCGCTTCGATGGGCCCATCCAGCCAGGACCCAGGTTCGACATGCCCAATGCACCCCATCAGGGCGGGCCCCCACTCTATGAGTCCACCCCCGGACAGCAGGGCCCCTTGAGATTTGCTCCCCAGCACAACCTACAGCCCCCGATGAGGCCGATGGCCCCACCCATCTATGAAAATCCCATCGCCCCCCAGCAGAACTTCAACATGGCCCCTCAGCATTTCCCAGAGCCCATGAACCCTCAGTTCCCTGCGGGGCCGATGGCGTTCCCAGCTCAGCCGAACCTGCAGCAGGCAGGAAACTTCAGCATGCCCTTCAACCAGCCGACCCCTGCCCCCTTCTACAGCGCTGCTGCCCCCACTGTTGGCTTGCAGCAGCCG GTAAACATGATGGTCAACCAGCCCTTCCTGCCTCAGAACCCAGTGCCTTTCAGACAGCAGA CTCCGCAGGTTGCCGCTGGAGAAAACCACTTTGGGCAGGTTGATGTCAACGACCTGCTTTCCAAACTGATCTCCAATGGCATCATCAAACCCTCGCAGCCTGACGCCGTGATGACCCCCGGCACTG aCACTTCTACCGTGGCTCCAGCAGTTCcacctgtggaggaggaggacgaggaagagcaggagccggaggtggaggaggacgaTTTCCCAGATCTCACCAGCTTCAACATTGAAGACATGAAACA GCGTTATGAGAGTGTGGTGACCAAGTTGTACTCAGGGAACCAGTGCTGTCTGTGCAGCATGAGGTTCACCACCGCTCAGACCGACATGTACGCTGACCACCTGGACTGGCACTTCAGGCAGAACCACGCCGGGAAGGTCGCCAGCAAGAAGGTCACACACCGCCGCTGGTACTACAGCCTCAGG GACTGGATAGAGTTTGAGGAGATCGCCGACCTGGAGGAGCGAGCGAAGAGTCAGTTCTTTGAAAAGGTTAACGAGGAGGAGGTTCAGAAGAACCAGGCGGCTGCGAAGGAGAAAGAGTTCCAGAGTGTGAAAGCAACTAAGGACCAAGTGGGAGAG tCGTGTGAAATCTGTCAGGAGCCGTTTGAGACGTactgggtggaggaggaagaggactgGTTCCTGAAGAACGCCATCAGGGTCGACGACAAG AACTTCCATCCCTCCTGCTTTGAAGACTATAAAAAT ACGTCGTCGTACATTGACGTCACGCCGTCGCCCAACAAGGTGCTCACTGATCACCCACTCAGCGTTTTcataaagaaagaagaagaggaggaggaggacacttcctgtgctgctgcagtcaaacaggaagtcGAGGCTGAGGCTGTTGAGCTTCCTGAtgtgaaaaaagaggaagaggtggaggaggaggagaagaaggaggttTTAACAGATGAAGTGCAATCGGATCAAAGTAAACTGTAA
- the ccdc90b gene encoding coiled-coil domain-containing protein 90B, mitochondrial: MNALLRRWSVRRLRTWRDLHVTAPMLTFDLRKVELTPLEQRKLTFDSHVMVTELENSGFEKRQAELIVSALVTLTTANMDIVYKDMVTKAHQEIAVQQIMAHLDAIRKDMVILEKSEFANLRSENTKMKRELEQLQNRLKEECLKVRAETKLDINLESSRISDMFTEQEKKLMEASTEFHHKKADLEHDNMEINKKMDLQVASLKTVLESLKLETIRYLAATVFSCLAIALGVYRLWR, from the exons ATGAACGCGCTGCTGCGGCGGTGGAGCGTTCGACGGCTCAGGACCTGGAGAG actTGCATGTGACAGCGCCcatgctgacctttgacctccggAAAGTTGAATTAACGCCCCTGGAGCAGCGAAAGCTCACTTTTGACTCCCATGTGATGGTGACGGAGCTGGAGAACAGCG GTTTTGAGAAGCGTCAGGCGGAGCTGATAGTTTCAGCTCTGGTTACTCTGACGACAGCAAACATGGACATCGTTTATAAAGACATGGTGACCAAAGCCCACCAG GAAATCGCGGTGCAGCAGATCATGGCTCACCTGGACGCCATCAGGAAGGACATGGTGATCCTAGAGAAGAGCGAGTTCGCCAACCTTCGATCTGAAAACACG AAAATGAAGCGAGAGCTGGAGCAGCTACAAAACAGACTGAAG gaGGAGTGTCTGAAAGTCCGAGCAGAAACCAAACTGGACATCAACCTGGAGAGCAGCAGGATCTCTGACATG tttactgagcaggagaagaagctgATGGAGGCCAGTACAGAGTTTCATCACAAG AAAGCCGACCTGGAGCACGACAACATGGAGATCAACAAGAAGATGGACCTCCAGGTGGCCTCGCTCAAAACGGTCCTGGAATCTCTCAAACTGGAGACCATCCGCTACCTTGCAG CGACTGTGTTCTCCTGCCTGGCCATCGCTCTGGGAGTCTACCGGCTGTGGAGGTGA
- the alg8 gene encoding dolichyl pyrophosphate Glc1Man9GlcNAc2 alpha-1,3-glucosyltransferase: MAAPVVDSWSWFPALALGVSFLKCLFINAYHSTDFEVHRNWLAITHSLPVSRWYYENTSEWTLDYPPLFAWFEFGLSHVAQHFDRNMLVVENLNYGSPSTVLFQRLSVIFTDVVFIYAVRECCRCVQEQKGSRDILNRPSFILAVLLLWNFGLLIVDHIHFQYNGFLFGFLLLSVAKHLQSRHLQGALLFAILLNLKHIYLYVAPAYGIYLLRSYCFTQDNKDGSVRWMSFSPLRLLALGSIVASVCALSFGPFVAMGQLPQVLSRLFPFKRGLCHAYWAPNIWALYNILDKSLAMLGVRLKLLKEAELPRASMTGGLVQEFQHSVLPSVSPSITLICTLLSILPAVASIWRRPRGARGFLRCLLLCALGSFMFGWHVHEKAILIAILPLSILAVESREDAGIFLILATTGHYSLFPLIFTPAELPIKVLLMLMFVIYSFTALRKLYSGQGSLLHPLESIYLLGLVAVAVACEIVFPLSPWQQKLPFLPLLVTSVYCSVGVCYSFLRLYVSLLRQEEKPKQL; encoded by the exons ATGGCGGCGCCCGTGGTGGATAGTTGGAGCTGGTTTCCAGCGTTAGCACTGGGAGTTTCTTTTTTGAAATGTCTGTTTATCAACGCCTA CCATTCCACAGACTTCGAGGTGCACAGGAACTGGTTGGccatcacacacagtctgccGGTGTCCAGGTGGTACTATGAG AACACGTCGGAGTGGACTCTGGACTATCCTCCGCTGTTCGCCTGGTTCGAGTTTGGTCTGTCCCATGTGGCTCAGCACTTTGACAGAAACATGCTGGTGGTGGAGAATCTGAACTACGGCAGCCCATCCACTGTACTCTTCCAGAGGCTGTCGGTCATCTTCACTGACGTGGTTTTTATCTACGCTGTCAGAGA GTGCTGCAGGTGCGTTCAGGAGCAGAAAGGCTCTCGGGACATTTTGAACCGCCCATCCTTCATCCTGgctgtcctgctgctctggaaCTTCGGTCTCCTCATCGTCGATC ATATTCATTTCCAGTATAACGGATTCTTGTTtggcttcctgctgctctcagtggCAAAACACCTGCAG TCTCGGCACTTGCAGGGGGCGCTGCTGTTTGCCATCCTGCTCAACCTGAAGCACATCTACCTGTACGTGGCTCCGGCGTACGGCATCTACCTGCTGAGGAGTTACTGCTTCACTCAGGACAACAAAG ACGGTTCTGTCAGATGGATGAGTTTCAGCCCGCTCCGCCTCCTGGCTCTGGGCAGCATCGTGGCCTCCGTCTGCGCTCTGTCCTTCGGCCCCTTCGTCGCCATG gGTCAGCTCCCCCAGGTCCTGTCTCGTCTCTTTCCCTTTAAGCGGGGCCTCTGTCATGCCTACTGGGCCCCCAACATCTGGGCCCTCTACAATATACTGGACAAAAGCCTGGCGATGCTCG GTGTTcgtctgaagctgctgaaggaggCGGAGCTTCCTCGTGCTTCCATGACGGGCGGGTTGGTTCAGGAGTTCCAGCACTCGGTCctgccctctgtctctccctccatcacactCATCTGCACTCTGCTCTCCATCCTG CCGGCAGTGGCGTCCATCTGGCGGCGTCCTCGCGGCGCTCGGGGTTTCCTgcgctgcctgctgctctgcgCTCTGGGCTCCTTCATGTTCGGCTGGCACGTCCACGAGAAGGCCATCCTCATCGCCATCCTGCCTCTCAG CATCCTGGcggttgagagcagagaggatgcTGGGATCTTCCTGATTCTGGCCACCACAGGCCATTACTCCCTGTTCCCGCTGATCTTCACACCTGCAG AGCTGCCCATCAAAGTGCTTctgatgctgatgtttgtgaTCTACTCTTTCACTGCTCTGAGGAAACTTTACAG tggTCAGGGGTCCCTGCTCCATCCTCTGGAGTCCATCTACCTGCTGGGACTAGTCGCTGTGGCGGTCGCCTGTGAGATCGTCTTTCCTTTGTCGCCTTGGCAACAGAAGCTGCCCTTCCTCCCCCTGCTGGTGACCTCGGTGTACTGCTCTGTGGGCGTCTGCTACTCCTTCCTGCGTCTGTACGTTAGCCTGCtgaggcaggaggagaagcCCAAACAGCTGTGA